In one Drosophila pseudoobscura strain MV-25-SWS-2005 chromosome X, UCI_Dpse_MV25, whole genome shotgun sequence genomic region, the following are encoded:
- the LOC117185023 gene encoding proteasome subunit alpha type-2-like, with product MCDRSLNHIPKSEERVSRTTNRVSSGGFTSPPPLEAVSQLKRAFEAVANGNPSVGLKASHGVVLATGNRLGALYGAHIPHFVTAIDKHIGAAFSGLCPDYRLLVKRANQTASDYRYAHKEPIRVPQLVNGVGTFMLEYIQPGGTRPFGASMLICGSHQKDYYIPLQAVAQGVNAKECNIFRADQYKADLRIEESATLAVRCLKKAFGNALTGVIVEVGICMASRFQVQKPTTVAELMAKWA from the exons ATGTGCGACAGAAGTCTGAACCACATACCAAAGAGTGAAGAACGTGTGAGTAGAA CAACGAACAGGGTGTCGTCTGGAGGCTTTACCTCTCCACCCCCTTTGGAAGCTGTGTCCCAACTGAAGCGCGCTTTTGAGGCGGTGGCCAACGGCAATCCCTCCGTGGGACTCAAGGCTTCTCATGGCGTTGTGCTTGCCACAGGAAACAGGCTAGGGGCATTATATGGGGCCCACATTCCGCACTTTGTGACTGCGATTGACAAGCATATTGGTGCCGCGTTTTCCGGACTGTGTCCCGACTATCGCCTTCTCGTGAAGAGGGCCAATCAAACGGCGAGCGACTATCGTTACGCTCACAAGGAGCCGATTAGAGTGCCGCAGCTGGTGAATGGCGTTGGCACCTTCATGCTGGAGTACATCCAGCCCGGGGGCACTCGCCCTTTTGGTGCGTCTATGTTGATCTGCGGCTCGCACCAAAAGGATTACTATATACCCCTGCAGGCCGTTGCACAGGGCGTCAACGCAAAAGAATGCAACATTTTCCGGGCGGATCAATACAAAGCTGATTTAAGGATAGAGGAATCCGCTACACTAGCAGTTCGCTGTCTGAAGAAAGCCTTCGGGAATGCCCTGACTGGCGTCATCGTTGAGGTCGGGATTTGTATGGCGAGTAGATTCCAAGTTCAGAAACCAACGACCGTCGCTGAACTTATGGCCAAATGGGCCTAA
- the LOC6901351 gene encoding ubiquitin carboxyl-terminal hydrolase isozyme L5-like, translated as MEDPNATETLQATASNFNTEAENLSWCQIESDPGVFTQLIRDFGCVGAQMEEIWSLDPDTFKSLEPIHGLIFLVKWLADEQPTGRVVSDLGNIYFAQQVVRNSCATQAIISLLLNLSHPDIELGETLTRFKHVTRELDPLSRGYCLSNEAKIRTAHNSFARPRISVQPRSTFVVDEPQQDESDADVYHFVGYMPIGEKLYELDGLRMGPTELAEIGPGQNWLDIVRPIIEERMQRYSSDDLNFNLMALVSDRQSFYESQIEQLQRRSLQMPKSQRESEMNDLLDRLRIEKEKNRQYRIENTRRRHNYLPFIVELLKQMGKNGQLLPILKQAQVNRTECDQNSCNNGNAEKH; from the coding sequence ATGGAAGATCCCAATGCAACGGAAACCCTCCAGGCAACGGCATCGAACTTCAATACAGAAGCTGAAAATTTGAGCTGGTGCCAGATCGAGAGCGATCCCGGTGTCTTCACACAGCTGATACGTGACTTTGGCTGCGTGGGAGCGCAGATGGAGGAGATCTGGAGCCTGGACCCAGACACATTCAAGAGCTTGGAGCCGATACACGGCCTCATATTTCTCGTCAAGTGGTTGGCGGACGAACAGCCCACTGGCCGTGTGGTCAGCGACCTTGGCAACATCTACTTCGCCCAGCAGGTGGTCAGGAATTCCTGCGCCACCCAGGCCATCATCAGTCTGTTGCTCAACCTTAGTCACCCGGACATCGAACTGGGAGAGACACTAACGCGCTTTAAGCATGTCACCCGCGAGTTGGATCCGCTCAGTCGCGGCTACTGCCTGAGTAACGAAGCGAAGATCCGCACGGCCCATAACTCGTTCGCCCGTCCCCGTATAAGTGTCCAGCCACGTTCCACTTTCGTTGTGGACGAACCCCAGCAAGACGAGAGCGATGCAGACGTCTACCACTTTGTCGGCTACATGCCTATAGGCGAGAAGCTCTACGAGCTGGATGGCTTGCGGATGGGACCCACGGAGTTGGCCGAGATCGGACCGGGCCAGAACTGGCTGGACATCGTCCGGCCGATAATCGAGGAGCGCATGCAGCGCTACAGCTCCGATGATCTCAACTTCAATCTGATGGCACTGGTCTCGGACCGGCAGAGCTTCTACGAGAGCCAAATCGAGCAGTTGCAACGGCGCTCGCTACAGATGCCGAAATCCCAGCGAGAGTCGGAGATGAACGATCTGCTCGACAGACTGCGAatcgagaaggagaagaaccGTCAATACCGCATTGAGAACACACGCCGTCGTCACAACTACTTGCCCTTCATCGTGGAGCTGCTCAAGCAGATGGGGAAGAACGGCCAACTACTGCCAATCTTGAAGCAGGCCCAGGTAAATAGAACCGAGTGCGACCAGAATAGCTGTAATAACGGGAATGCCGAGAAACACTAA
- the LOC117185024 gene encoding proteasome subunit alpha type-2-like has translation MSAMCDRSLMTTYQRVKNVVSSGGFTSPPPLEAVSQLKRAFEAVANGNPSVGLKASHGVVVATGNRLGALYGAHIPHFVTAIDKHIGAAFSGLCPDYRLLVKRANQTASDYRYAHKEPIGVPQLMNGVGTFMLEYIQPGGTRPFGASMLICGSHQKDYYIPLQAVAQGVNAKECNIFLADQYKADLRIEEAAPLAVRCLKKAFGNALTGVTVEVGICMASRFQVQKPTTVAELMAKWA, from the exons ATGTCAGCAATGTGCGACAGAAGTCTGATGACCACATACCAAAGAGTGAAGAACGT GGTGTCGTCTGGAGGCTTTACCTCTCCACCCCCTTTGGAAGCTGTGTCCCAACTGAAGCGCGCTTTTGAGGCGGTGGCCAACGGCAATCCCTCCGTTGGACTCAAGGCTTCTCATGGCGTTGTGGTTGCCACAGGAAACAGGCTAGGGGCATTATATGGGGCCCACATTCCGCACTTTGTGACTGCGATTGACAAGCATATTGGTGCCGCGTTTTCCGGACTGTGTCCCGACTATCGCCTCCTCGTGAAGAGGGCCAATCAAACGGCGAGCGACTATCGTTACGCTCACAAGGAGCCGATTGGAGTGCCGCAGCTGATGAATGGCGTTGGCACCTTCATGCTGGAGTACATCCAGCCCGGGGGCACTCGCCCTTTTGGTGCGTCTATGTTGATCTGCGGCTCGCACCAAAAGGATTACTATATACCCCTGCAGGCCGTTGCACAGGGCGTCAACGCAAAAGAATGCAACATTTTCCTGGCGGATCAATACAAAGCTGATTTAAGGATAGAGGAAGCCGCTCCACTAGCAGTTCGCTGTCTGAAGAAAGCCTTCGGGAATGCCCTGACTGGCGTCACCGTTGAGGTCGGGATTTGTATGGCGAGTAGATTCCAAGTTCAGAAACCAACGACCGTCGCTGAACTTATGGCCAAATGGGCCTAA